From Leptospira ryugenii, a single genomic window includes:
- a CDS encoding FAD-binding oxidoreductase — MIAKETSDQLSKLIGSEKVFFREDGKLDQNTFDSYGLDRTKVYSPKYQILLFPENTEDVQKIVKYAYENGIAIVPSGGRTGYAGGAVAKSGEIVISLAKMNKVLDFDPFLGTLQVQAGMITKNLHKEAEERGFYFPVDFAATGSSHIGGNIATNAGGVRVVQYGLIRDWILGLTVVTGKGEIFRFNGEILKNNTGYDLKHLFIGSEGTLGIITECVVKLTKPPKDIRVIFLAVPEYKNILDIFKETHNFSLPLLAFEFLTDYCLKKVKEHLSVSDPFPESSKYYVLMEYEVQDEADEEKLFGILETITEKELITDGSIAQNSRQNETFWKYREGISESLSLAHTVHKNDISLPLRNMEAFLADMEALLATKYQGFEVALFGHIGDGNLHLNIVKPKELSDADFFERCKSVDPEMFSLIQKHKGSISAEHGIGLLKKDYLQFSRSEAEILAMRGIKAVFDPKGIMNPGKVL; from the coding sequence ATGATTGCAAAAGAAACATCAGACCAACTCTCCAAACTCATAGGTTCAGAAAAGGTTTTCTTCAGAGAAGATGGTAAACTTGACCAAAATACCTTTGATTCTTACGGACTAGACCGTACCAAAGTGTACAGCCCCAAATACCAAATCTTACTCTTCCCTGAAAACACCGAGGACGTTCAAAAGATTGTAAAGTACGCCTATGAGAATGGCATTGCTATTGTTCCTTCCGGTGGAAGAACTGGGTATGCTGGAGGTGCAGTAGCAAAGAGTGGTGAGATTGTGATTTCCCTTGCAAAGATGAACAAGGTTTTGGACTTTGATCCATTTTTGGGCACCTTACAAGTACAAGCAGGTATGATTACAAAAAATCTACACAAAGAGGCAGAAGAGAGAGGATTTTATTTTCCAGTAGATTTTGCTGCGACAGGTTCAAGCCATATAGGCGGAAATATAGCTACCAATGCAGGTGGTGTACGAGTTGTTCAGTATGGATTAATTAGAGATTGGATTCTTGGTTTAACAGTTGTTACGGGTAAAGGTGAGATATTTCGTTTTAATGGCGAAATCTTAAAAAATAATACTGGCTACGATTTAAAGCATCTTTTCATAGGTTCAGAAGGGACTCTCGGCATCATAACTGAGTGCGTAGTAAAATTAACAAAACCTCCCAAAGACATTCGAGTCATTTTTTTAGCTGTTCCAGAATACAAAAACATTCTAGATATCTTCAAAGAAACACATAACTTTAGTTTGCCATTACTTGCATTTGAGTTTTTGACGGACTATTGCCTCAAAAAAGTAAAGGAACATTTATCTGTTTCTGATCCTTTTCCTGAATCTAGCAAATATTATGTGCTGATGGAATATGAAGTCCAAGATGAGGCAGATGAAGAAAAACTCTTTGGAATCCTAGAGACCATTACTGAAAAAGAACTGATTACAGATGGTTCCATTGCCCAAAACTCCAGGCAGAATGAAACATTTTGGAAATACCGAGAAGGAATCTCTGAGTCCCTTTCCCTTGCCCATACCGTTCACAAAAATGACATCTCCTTACCTTTGCGTAACATGGAAGCCTTCCTAGCTGATATGGAAGCTTTATTAGCAACAAAGTACCAAGGCTTTGAAGTCGCTCTCTTCGGACACATTGGGGATGGGAATTTGCACCTCAATATTGTAAAACCGAAGGAACTTTCCGATGCTGACTTCTTCGAGAGATGCAAATCAGTGGACCCTGAAATGTTTTCCCTCATTCAAAAGCACAAGGGTTCTATTTCAGCGGAGCATGGCATAGGGCTCCTCAAGAAAGACTATCTGCAATTCTCCCGCTCTGAGGCAGAAATCCTAGCGATGAGGGGCATAAAGGCGGTATTTGACCCCAAAGGCATTATGAACCCAGGGAAAGTACTGTAG